The genome window CGAAGCCGACGTCACCATCGGCGCGGACGGGTTCTCGTTCAGCACCGGGGAGGCGGAGTTCAAGCTGGGCGAGCAGGTGTGAGCCACCGGGAGAACCACTCGCGCGAGCGGTCCAGGACGTCGATCTGGTGGTCGCGTTCGCGGATCGAGTGGTTCTCCCGCGGGTAGACGACGAACTCGTGCTCGCGGTCGCCGAGCGCGTCGTGCAGGAGCTCGGCCTGCGAGAGCGGGACGTTGGTGTCGCACTCGCCGTGCAGGATGAGCACGGGCGTCCGGATCCGGTCGGCGAAGGTGATCGGGCTCTGCTGCTTCCCGCCCAGCGCGGCTTCGAACCGGGTGTGCTCCCCGGTGGCGGCGAGCAACGGCCAGTCGATGACCCCGGCCCCGACGACGGCGGCCTTGAAGCGATCGGTGTGCGCGACGGCCCAGGCGGCGAAGAAACCCCCGTGGCTCCAGCCCCCGATCCCGAGCCGGTCCTCGTCGGCGACGCCTTCGGCGACGAGGAGGTCGATCCCGGTGAGGACGTCGGTGAATTCCGCGCCTCCGACGTCTCCGGCGACGCTGAGCGCGAAGGCGTGGCCGTGGCCGAGGCCGCCGCGGGCGTTCGGGTGGAACACCGCGAACCCGGCGGCCGCGAGCCATTGCGCGCAGGGGTACCAGCCGAGGTGGAAGCGGTCGGCGTAGCGGTCGTACGGGCCGCCGTGGACGAGGGTGACCAGCGGGAACGGGCCGTCCGCCCGGGTGGTGCCGGGCGGGAGGACGAGCAGCCCGTCGAGCTCGGTGCCGTCTTCCGCCCGGTACGCGAGGCGTTCCTGACCGGCCCAGCGGATTCCCCCGGGGCCGGCCTGGGTGATCCGGCGGCGGGCCCGGACTTCTTCGGGTTCGCTGCCGACGCTCGCGACGACGGCGTAGGTGCCCTCGTCGCTGACGGTGAGCCCGCTCAGGGCGCCCCGGGCGCGCTCGACGTCGGCGAAGGTTCCGGTGGCGGGATCGAGCCGGCGGATGACGGTGTCCAGGCCGTCGGCGAACACCGCGAGCGGGCCGGCGGCCTGGGCGAATTCGACCGGGCAGGAGGTGAAGCCTTCCGTGAGGTTGCGGTGGCCGGGGACGGCGAAGACGGCGTTGCCGCCGATGAGGCCGGGCGGGGTGAGGCCGAGGTAGCCGAGCTGCCAGGCGGTTTCGTGGCGCCACCAGACGAGGTCGGCGGCTTCGATGGCGGGGGTGCCGAGGTCTTCGGTACTCCCGGTGGCGACGTCGACGAGATGGAGCCCGGGCTCGAAGAGTCCCGGATCCCGGTCGGCCGTCGCCCAGGTGAGGACGGCGAGTGCCTGCCCGTCGGGCCGCGGGGCGACTTCCCGCACGTGGCGGTCGCCGAGGTCACCGGCCGGGCGGACCTCGCGAGTGGGGAGGTCGAGCAGCCACAAGCGGTCGGGACCGGCCTCCGCGGCTGGGGCGATCAGGGCCACCTCGGTGCCGTCCGGCAGGGGCGCGAAGGCCGTCACGCCGCCGGGCAGGTCCGTCAAGCGCTCGGCCGCGCCTCCGGTGAGGTCGAGCCGGTGCAGCTGCGCGTCCGACAACAGGAACACCGACCCCGAGTCGGGAGCCCACCTCGGGCTCGAGTCGTCCGCGGTGCCCGGGGTCACCCGGCGGGGTGGCTCGCTGCCGTCGGCCCGCGCCAGCCACAGGGTGCTCGACCGGCGGCGGCCCACCCTCCCCACCGGGGACGTCACGTAGGCCACCCAGCGGCCGTCCGGGGAGATGCGGGGCTCGGTGGGGACTTCGCGGTCGACCACCTTCTGTGCGGTCAGCTCACCTTCGGTCACCGGTTCCAGTCTGCCCGGGTTCCCCCGACCCATCCACCCGGCCGGCGGCGCCGAACCCCTGCGGAGGGGTGGACCGGCAGAGAGGGTGGGTGCGCATGGCCGGCGGGGAGACGGCGGGCTCGGAGGACCTCGGGCCACTGCCACCGGAGTGGGCGCAGGTGGTGGACTGGCTCAGCCTGCGGGTGGCCGCGTCCGCGGAACTGACGCTCGACCTCAGCACCCGCCCGCTGCTGCGCCGGGTCCGCTCGATCGTCGCGGACTGCCTCGGCTTCGGCTTGCCGCAGGACGAACTGCTCGGGGCACTGCTCCTGGTGGTCGACGAACTCGTCGGCAACGCCTACCGCCACACCGGGCAGCCGGCCCGCCTGCGCATCACCCGCGAACGGCGTGGCCTGCTGGTCGAGGTGTCCGACGGGGATCCGTCGATCGAGCGGGTGGCCGCGGGGAACGGGCACGGGCTGCGGTTGATCGACCAGCTTTCGCAGGGTTGGGGCGTCCGCGCCACCGCGCCGGGGAAGGTCGTCTGGGCCCTGGTGCCCGTCCACCTCTTCCCCTGACCCCGCCGGCTGCGGCCGCTCGACCAGCACTCCCCCGGCTGGGCGTGCGCGCCGCCGCGCCCGGAAGGCCGTCTGGTCGGCCACCTGTGCGCCTGGCCCCGCCGGCCGCTCACCCCGCCGCACCCGCACGAGCTCGCCCCGCGAGCGCACCTTCAGCTTGCGCAGCACGTTGGCGACGTGCTGCTCGACCTCCGGCCTGGCCCCGCCGCCGGCTCACCCCGTCCGCACCCGCACGAGCTCACCCCGCGAACGCACCTTCAACTTGCGCAGCACGTTGGCCACGTGCTGCTCGACCGTGCGCCGGGACAGGAACAACACTTCCGCGATCTCCCGGTTCGTGTGCCCGTCGGTCAGCAGGCGGGCCACGTCGCGCTCGCGCGGGGACAGTTCGTCGCCGTAGCCGCGGCGGCCGCGGCGGGAGGGGGCCGTCGCGCCCGTCGAGCGGAACGTGTGGCGGCAGCGGGCCGCGTCGCGGGTGGCGCCCAGTGCGGCGAACGTGTCGGCGAGGCCGCCGAACTCGCTCGCCGCGGCCGCGTCGCCCGCCTCGAA of Amycolatopsis solani contains these proteins:
- a CDS encoding S9 family peptidase, translating into MTEGELTAQKVVDREVPTEPRISPDGRWVAYVTSPVGRVGRRRSSTLWLARADGSEPPRRVTPGTADDSSPRWAPDSGSVFLLSDAQLHRLDLTGGAAERLTDLPGGVTAFAPLPDGTEVALIAPAAEAGPDRLWLLDLPTREVRPAGDLGDRHVREVAPRPDGQALAVLTWATADRDPGLFEPGLHLVDVATGSTEDLGTPAIEAADLVWWRHETAWQLGYLGLTPPGLIGGNAVFAVPGHRNLTEGFTSCPVEFAQAAGPLAVFADGLDTVIRRLDPATGTFADVERARGALSGLTVSDEGTYAVVASVGSEPEEVRARRRITQAGPGGIRWAGQERLAYRAEDGTELDGLLVLPPGTTRADGPFPLVTLVHGGPYDRYADRFHLGWYPCAQWLAAAGFAVFHPNARGGLGHGHAFALSVAGDVGGAEFTDVLTGIDLLVAEGVADEDRLGIGGWSHGGFFAAWAVAHTDRFKAAVVGAGVIDWPLLAATGEHTRFEAALGGKQQSPITFADRIRTPVLILHGECDTNVPLSQAELLHDALGDREHEFVVYPRENHSIRERDHQIDVLDRSREWFSRWLTPARPA
- a CDS encoding ATP-binding protein — encoded protein: MAGGETAGSEDLGPLPPEWAQVVDWLSLRVAASAELTLDLSTRPLLRRVRSIVADCLGFGLPQDELLGALLLVVDELVGNAYRHTGQPARLRITRERRGLLVEVSDGDPSIERVAAGNGHGLRLIDQLSQGWGVRATAPGKVVWALVPVHLFP